The DNA sequence TCCTCAGGGAGAGGGTCGAGGGCATGCTGAGGGGCACCGAGGCCAGGCTGGAGTCCCTGGAGGTGTCCGACAACCCCTGGTGCATCACCCTGAGGGTGGTGGTTCCGAGGAACGCGGAACTGAGGGAGGTGCACGACTTCACGCACAGGCTGGAGCTGGCGATGAGGGAGTTCCTGCCCAGCGCCAACGTCACGGTCCACTTCTCCACGGAGTGAGATTCGGGGCGTTGGATTGATATGCTGAGGGGGATCGAGCGCCCCGGTCCGGTGGGACCGCATGGAGGTGAGCTCAAAGTTAAAAGGGAGCCGTGATCCTGGGGTAGGAGTGATGCTCTCTTGAGGTGCGCGGCCCTCCTGCTCCCCCTGGTGCTCCTGCCGGTCATCCTCAGCTCGGCACAGCCCTGTCTGATACTCAGGGCCGAGCCGAGCGAGCTTGTCGTCAACCCGGGGGATGAGGTGAGGATGAGGATCATCATAAGGAACGCCTGCGGGGCCGAGGTGAACCTGACGGGCTTCGAGCTTCGGGTCCTTCAGTACCTCCCCCCGCTGCCCTCGGGCATACAAGTGGGGGTCTACGAGATGCCCCTGGAGAGGCCGATCAGCCTGATGCCCGGGGAGGAGAGGGAAATAAAAAGGGTTTTTGAGGTCCCAAGAGTGGCCTACTCAGGAGATTTCTCAATAATCCTGAAGGCCAGAAGCACCGCCGGGGAGAGCGAGACGGAGGTGAGCCTTTCCCTCGGCCTGCCCCTCAGCTCGGCGATCTCGGCTGCCCTTCTGGTGTCGATCGAGGCAGGCGTCATCTACGGGATTTACAGGGCCCTCCTCAGGAGGGTGAGGCCCGAGCACATGATCAGCAGGAGGTTGAGGAGGCTCAGATCCGTGAGGGGTTGGAGGGAATACGATGAGGAGGTGGTGAACCTCCTAGATGAGAGGAGATCCTGGGGCACCTTAGAGGATGGTCTGAGGTACGAGAGGCACGTCAGAGCGATCATGAGGGCGGAGAAGCTGATCTCAATGGTCCTGAATGATCTGAGGGAGAGTGAGAGGAGGCTCGAGAGGGAGATAGAGGTCATGAGGTGGGAGCTGGCCGCCCTCAGTGGGAGGGTGAGTGAGAGGAGCCTGAGGTACGTGAGGAGGTTGATAGATGAGAGGGAGAGGATGCTGAGGGATCTGGCCTCACTGGTGAGGGAGGTCGGGCGCTCAGCGGGCGCTCAGGTGCCCTTATAGCCTCTAGGGTGTGAGTCAGCATGACCCAACATGCCCGGACCGAAGGTCCTCGCCGCGCTCTCGCTCGCGATCCTGATGGTTGGGCCCGTGCTCCTAGCGGCCGTGGATAACTACTCGGCCTCCTACCTGATAGAGCTCTACGATAGATCCAAGTCGGAGCTGCTGAGCCTGATCGGGGACCTGGGCTCTGAGTCTGAGGGTGAGGTTGTTAATGTCTCTGAGGGTGAGGTTAATTTCACGGAGGTCACGGCAGCTGAAACAACAGCCATCAGCTTAAACGCGACCACTGGCATCACCGGGTGCGCGAACGCCGGGGAGGAGATATCGAACATAATAGAAATCTCAGATGGATACATAGAGCAGGCGAAGAGCCTCCTATCGGCAGGTAACTACAGGGAAGCCGCTAGAATGGCCCTGAAGGCGCTCAACACTCTTGGGAGGGCCTGGATACTCCTGGGCCAGTGCTTCTCATCCAGGGTTGTTGAGGTGAGCGCCGCGAACGCCACGGTGAATGCGACGGTGAATGCAACAGTGAACGCAACCATCAACGCCACAGTGAATGCCACAGTTAACGCAACCCTGAGAGCTTCTAAAGTTGCTCCGGGCCTGCTTGTGGCGATATTGAGGCACGAGATAAGGCTCGCCAGGCTCAACGCCGTGATAGCGAGGGCCGAGAACATAAGCCTGAACGTGAGCTATGCCAAGAACCTCTCAGCTCAGGCATCCCAGCTCCTGGAGGAGGCGAGGGCGCAGGCCCTGGCTGGGAACACAAGCGCCGCGGCGCAGCTGATCGCCAAGGCCAACAGCCTCATGGCTCAGATCGTGAAGCTTCTGAGGACCAGCTCCTCTAACGCATTGAAGGCCGGGAAGATCGAGGAGATCAGGGCCAGGATTAGGAACGAGACCTCGAAGCCGGAGAAGATGATACCGCCAGGTCTGGAGAAGAAGGAGGCATGGAAGGGAGACAAGGGGAAGCCGGAAGTCCCTCCAGGAAAGGAGAAGGATAAGGGGAAGCCTGAGTCCCCTGGCAAGGGTAAGGGGAAGAAGGGCTGAGCCAGGGGAACCCATAATAATCTTTTTTATCCCCTCGCGGATGTGAGAAGAGGGGCCGATGATGAGACCTCATCTCCTCCTGCTGCTCCTCCTGGCGATCCAGCTCATGCGAGTGAGCTCAGCCCCTGCGGTGGAGGCATCTGTCGTCCTACTCCCGGACGGCTGGGCCGAGGTGAGCCTTTCAATCTCCGGGATAGAGACGCCGAGTTACGAGTTGAGGATTCAGGGGAGGCCATACGACCTGATCGTCAGCAGCAACGGGATCCTCCTCAACTACACGATCAGCGGGAGCTCCCTCCGCATAGAAACACTCGGCCTGAGCGATGTGGAGGTGAACTACTGGACCCCTTCGCTCACCTCAAAGCAGGGAATAATCTGGAACGCATCCCTCTCGCTCCCCTCCCAGGTCACCCACGTCCTAATACCATCTGATGCGACCGTAGTTGGCATCTCAGCTATCCCGGAGGAGATAGGCTCGGAGGGGGACTGGATCAGGTTAACATTCAACACAGGGAGCCTCTGGGTCTCGTACAAGTTCGAGAGCATCGTTCAGCCCAAGCAGGTGACGCGCGCCACGCAGTCCGAGACCTCGATCCCCAAGGGAGTGAGCGAGAGCGAGCCCAA is a window from the Candidatus Korarchaeota archaeon NZ13-K genome containing:
- a CDS encoding winged helix-turn-helix transcriptional regulator, with translation MMRPHLLLLLLLAIQLMRVSSAPAVEASVVLLPDGWAEVSLSISGIETPSYELRIQGRPYDLIVSSNGILLNYTISGSSLRIETLGLSDVEVNYWTPSLTSKQGIIWNASLSLPSQVTHVLIPSDATVVGISAIPEEIGSEGDWIRLTFNTGSLWVSYKFESIVQPKQVTRATQSETSIPKGVSESEPKETSEGREAGQEINESSPQAPGASYLIYLIPLLIAPVVLLARRAGQREVARVDEIEESIIRELRARGGEMTQADLTRALNLPRATVWRRLRRLEREGVISLERRGNSTLVRLRR